The region ACGGCGGGAATTCTCCGATCCGAAATAAATGGTGGCGCCGATGGCGACGGCCCCCATGTCGTAGGCCTGCTTGACCTGCCCGAACAGCGTCTGATCGTAAGAGGTCGGGTAGACCAGGGCGTCGTTGTGGTTCAACTTGACCACGAACGGAATACGGTGGGCGTACTGACGGGCGACAGAACCCAATGCCCCCAGAGTTGACGCCACCGCATTGCAGCCCCCCTCAATGGCGAGCTCGACAATGTTCTTGGGGTCAAAGTACAGTGGGTTGGGCGCGAAGGAAGCGCCCGCCGAGTGCTCAATACCCTGGTCAACCGGCAGAATCGACAGGTAGCCGGTGCCGGCCAGGCGGCCGTGATTGAGCAGTTGCTGATAGGCCCGAAGTACCGGAATCGGTCGATCGGTCTGGGAAAAGGTCTGGCTGACGTAATCGGCGCCGGGAAGCGTCAGCTGATCCTGAGTGATTTTTTCACAACGGTGAGTGAGCAGGCTGTCCGCCTCTTCACCCAACAGCTTGGTGATATCGTTCATGTCTTTCGTCTCTCAGTTGGTTGATACGCGCACTCGAGTGCGTCTCTATCGCGTTGGCCATCGGCGATGGCAGGTTGGGCTCCCCCCGGGATTGACAGAAACACCTTCTCCGGCCGAAAGCTCTCACCCCTTCCGCCGAAAATCACGGGTGTCCCTGTCTAAATCAATTCAGTTAAAGATCGTTAAATTCCGCACACTTTTTGGGAATCACGGACTTGTTCAGTACCCGGTAATCGGGCAGACCGTTCTGATAGGGAGGATAGGCCTCCCCTTCGATCAGTGGTGACAGGTAGCGGCGTGCCTTGTCGGTAATATGAAAACCGTCGTCGGTAATATAGTCGGCAGGCAGACACCGTTCGACATTGGCCACGGCGGACAGGGGCGCCTTGTCAATGTGCCATCGGTAGGGTTGGTCGGATTCTCGAACCACCACCGGCATGACGGCATTTTCGCCGTTGACCGCATAGCGCACGGCGGCACGACCGAGCTCATACGCCTGATCCACATCGGTTTGCGAAGCGATATGACGAGCGGCACGCTGCAGATAATCGCACACCGCCCAGTGGCATTTGTAACCCGCGTGCTGCTTGATTTTGTTCACAATGACCGGAGCAACCCCGCCGAGCTGGGCATGACCGAACGCATCGGTGGTGCCGGAGCTGGAGAGAAACTCGCCCGTTGCATCCTTCGCGCCCTCGGACACGACAATCATGCAGAAGCCGCGCTCGGCAACGACCCGGTCGATCTGCTCCAGAAAACGCGCTTCATCCAATGGCACTTCCGGGAACAGAATGATGTCCGGTCCCATGCCCCGCTCGTCTCGTGCCAACGCGGCACTGGCGGCAACCCAGCCAGCGTGCCGACCCATGACTTCCATGACGAACACCTTGGTGGAGGTACGTTGCATGGAGGCGACATCGAACGAGGCTTCCAATATGGACACCGCAGTGTATTTGGCGACAGAGCCAAAGCCCGGGCAGCAGTCGGTGATCGGCAGATCGTTGTCCATGGTTTTGGGCACGCCGATGCAGGTGATGGGAAAGCCCATCTTTTCAGACAATTGCGAGACTTTATGCGCGGTGTCCTGTGAATCGCCGCCACCATTGTAAAAGAAGTATCGGATATCGTGGGCCTTGAACACCTCAATCAGGCGCTCGTACTGGGTGCGATGTTCCTCTATCGACTTGAGCTTGTAGCGGCAGGAACCGAAGGCGCCGGACGGCGTGTGCAGCAGCGCTGCCAGATCGCTTTCGGACTCGGCGGTGATGTCGATCAACTCTTCGGTCAGTGCGCCAATGATGCCGTCTCGGCCAGCGTAAAGCGTACCGATGGTATCGGGGTGGGCTTTGGCTTCGGCGATCACGCCGGCAGCCGACGCATTGATCACGGCGGTCACACCGCCGGATTGCGCGTAAAATGCATTGTGTGGCACGGTCTGTTCCTTTGGCTGATAGCAATGACGTTCTTCTTCATTGCCGGTCTCTCGTCTCTCATCCGTGGGCGCTTTTTCTGGACGTCTGCCGACAGGGCAATAGCCCTTGTCAGTGAGTGCGTCGCGCCTCACGCTATTTCATCATGGTGTTGGTATCGCACTCCGTAATCGATTGAGGAGTGTGTAATCCAGTGCCGATTTGATCGTCTTCTTGGGAGACGTTCTGTTTGGTGAGTTTTTTATAGGGGGAACGAATTCTAGCACAGGCAAGATTGCTTGCAATGGTTGATTGGGTATAAATGGAATGTAACCGTCACGCCTGTTTCGCAAACGTTATCCACACACAGTGCGCACCGTTTACATAAGTATGACAAAGCAACAAGTGTGAATTAGGCGTCGGGTGTCATTCGCCACCCGACGATTCCGGTTATGGTGAGGACGACTGTTTCCCTGGTCACAGTTCGGCCGTATCATCTCCGCCCGCCATATCCAGTTCTTTCAGTTTACGGGTCAGTGTGTTCCGTCCCCATCCCAAAAGATTGGCCGCATCGCGTTTTCGACCAGCGGTGTACTTCAGGGCGGTTTCAATCAGTGCGCGTTCAAAAGTGGGTACCGCTTCACTCAGCAGTTGATGATGACCCCGTGCCAATGCCTGATCGGCCCAGTGACGCAGGGCTTTTTCCCAGTCATCGGCGGGTGCGTTGTCTTCCTTGTGATGAAGCAGTTCCGGGGGCAGATCTTCGATGTGCACTTCGCGCCCGGACGCCATGACGGTTATCCAGCGGCAGGTGTTCTCCAACTGGCGGACATTCCCCGGCCATGACAGGGCGCAGAAAAACTCCTCGGTTTCCGGCAGTAGAATTTTGGTATCCACATCCAGTTCGCCGGCGGCTTTCTGCAGGAAAAACTTGGCCAGCTTGGGAATGTCTTCCCGGCGGTCGGCGAGTTTCGGGATGTGAATGCGAATGACGTTGAGCCGATGGAACAGGTCTTCGCGAAAGCGACCGTCGGCGACCAGATTTTCGAGGTTCTGGTGCGTGGCGGCAATGATGCGCACGTCCACTTTGACCGGCGTGTGGCCGCCTACCCGGTAGAACTCTCCATCGGCCAGGACCCGCAGCAGGCGGGTCTGGGTTTCGGCGGGCATATCGCCAATTTCGTCCAGAAACAGCGTGCCGCCATTGGCCTGTTCGAAACGGCCCTGGCGCTGCGCCGCCGCGCCGGTAAAGGCACCTTTCTCATGACCGAACAGTTCCGATTCCATCAGGTCTTTGGGAATCGCGGCCATGTTCAGGGCAATGAAGGGTTCTTCGCGACGTGGGCTGTGACGGTGAAGGGCGTGTGCGACCAGCTCCTTGCCGGTACCGGACTGGCCGTTGATCAGTACTGTGATGTTGGACTGTGACAGGCGCCCGATGGCCCGGAAAACTTCCTGCATGGCCGGCGCTTCACCGATGATTTCGGTGTTGACTTCAACCGCTTCGCTGCCATCGCTGTCACTTTTCTGTTCCTGGGCATGGGCCAGTGCCCGCTGGGTTACCGCCACCGCCTCGTCGACATCAAAGGGTTTGGGCAGGTATTCGAAAGCGCCGCCCTGGTAAGCGGCCACCGCACTGTCCAGGTCGGAGTGGGCGGTCATGATGATGATCGGAATGTCCGGGTGCTGGGCGTGCAGGTCTTTGAGCAATGCCAGGCCATCAATACCGGGCATCCGGATGTCACTGATGATCGCATCGGGCACTTCCCGTCCCAACTGGCTGATGGCGCTGTCACCGGAGTCGAAGGCCCGCGCCTCGATACCGGCACCCTGCAGGGCTTTTTCGAGCACCCAGCGAATGGATCGGTCGTCGTCGATTATCCAGACTCGGTTAGACTTCTGCATGTTGAGCTTCCATAGGTAGGTAGAGCGAAAAGCGGGTTTGCCCCGGCTCACTGTGGCATTCGATCAGCCCCTGGTGCTGGTGAATCAAATGCTGCGAAATGGTCAGTCCCAGCCCGGTGCCATCGGCCCGGCCGGAAATCATGGGGTAAAAGATATTGTTGAGAATGTCCTGGGGAATGCCCGGGCCATTGTCGATAATGTCAATGCGGCACACCAGCGGATGGTGGTGTCGACCGATGGTATAGCGGCGCTGAATTCGGGTCACCAGACGAATGTCCGCTGAGGGGGTGCCATTTTCCAGCAGCGCCTGCATGGCATTGCGGGCAATATTGAGGAGCGCCTGAATCAGTTGCTCTTTGTCCGCATTGAGATCGGGAATGCTCGGGTCGTAATCCCGGGTCAGGGTGACAGAGCCGCTGCTCTCGGCCTTGATGATCGTCGCCACCCGCTCGAGCACCTCGTGGATGTTCAACCACTGGCGCTGGGGCAACTGGTTCGGCCCGAGCATCCGGTCCACCAGATTGCGCAAACGGTCGGCCTCATCAATGATGACACCGGTGTATTCCTGCAGCTCGCTGCCGGGCAGCTCCCGGGCCAGTAATTGCGCCGCGCCTCGAATACCGCCCAGGGGGTTCTTGATCTCGTGAGCCATCCCACGTACCAGATTACGGGTGGTTTCCTGTGAAGAGGTCAGCATTTCCTCACGACTGATGCGCAGAAGGCGGTCGATGGGTTGTACTTCGATGACCAGCCCGGAGGCGTCACCGAAGGGCGTGACCGTGTAGTCCACGGTAATCTGGCCCCCGGTCAGCAACTGCCACTCGGCGTGCCGCTTGGTGTAATGGTTGGCCTGTTCGGCGGCCGACTTGAGCTGCCCGGGCGTTTCACTGGACTCGAAGAAAAACTGGGTGAGAGGTTCGCCGAGCGTTCGTTCGCAACTGACCGCCAGCAGCGCCTCGGCCGCGGGGTTCATGTGGCGCAATCGCAGTTGGCCGTCCACCAGAATGATGGCGGTACTGAGGCTGTCCAGCAGCGGTTTGTGAAGATCTCCGGTACTCACTCTCGGATCGACTCCCGGTCTGATTGAAGAAAGGCGGCTGAAGTGCGTCTTTGTGCACTGAAATGGAGCCCGCCCTCAGGGCAGGTCTATGCAAAAAGCAATCCAACTGCGTATTGGCGGGAGGGCCCATTTTTGGGCGCTCCCAGACAGGAGTGTAGGCGAGTTCAGATGACTGTGCACCATAATGGTGCTTGTGGCGCGAAGCTCCGCCGTTCGCGCCATGAAACGGTGCGTCGGGGCCCGCCTAGGAGCCACCTCGGG is a window of Marinimicrobium sp. C6131 DNA encoding:
- a CDS encoding class I fructose-bisphosphate aldolase, with protein sequence MNDITKLLGEEADSLLTHRCEKITQDQLTLPGADYVSQTFSQTDRPIPVLRAYQQLLNHGRLAGTGYLSILPVDQGIEHSAGASFAPNPLYFDPKNIVELAIEGGCNAVASTLGALGSVARQYAHRIPFVVKLNHNDALVYPTSYDQTLFGQVKQAYDMGAVAIGATIYFGSENSRRQLQEISAAFEQAHELGMMTILWTYLRNGDFKQDGVDYHTAADLTGQANHLGVTIKADIIKQKMAENNGGFNAVKVGKTHPKVYSHLSSDHPIDLVRYQVANCYMGRIGLINSGGASTGAGDLAQAVRTSVINKRAGGMGLISGRKAFQRPMNEGVELLNAIQDVYLDKRITIA
- a CDS encoding 6-phosphofructokinase, with protein sequence MPHNAFYAQSGGVTAVINASAAGVIAEAKAHPDTIGTLYAGRDGIIGALTEELIDITAESESDLAALLHTPSGAFGSCRYKLKSIEEHRTQYERLIEVFKAHDIRYFFYNGGGDSQDTAHKVSQLSEKMGFPITCIGVPKTMDNDLPITDCCPGFGSVAKYTAVSILEASFDVASMQRTSTKVFVMEVMGRHAGWVAASAALARDERGMGPDIILFPEVPLDEARFLEQIDRVVAERGFCMIVVSEGAKDATGEFLSSSGTTDAFGHAQLGGVAPVIVNKIKQHAGYKCHWAVCDYLQRAARHIASQTDVDQAYELGRAAVRYAVNGENAVMPVVVRESDQPYRWHIDKAPLSAVANVERCLPADYITDDGFHITDKARRYLSPLIEGEAYPPYQNGLPDYRVLNKSVIPKKCAEFNDL
- the glnG gene encoding nitrogen regulation protein NR(I), with the translated sequence MQKSNRVWIIDDDRSIRWVLEKALQGAGIEARAFDSGDSAISQLGREVPDAIISDIRMPGIDGLALLKDLHAQHPDIPIIIMTAHSDLDSAVAAYQGGAFEYLPKPFDVDEAVAVTQRALAHAQEQKSDSDGSEAVEVNTEIIGEAPAMQEVFRAIGRLSQSNITVLINGQSGTGKELVAHALHRHSPRREEPFIALNMAAIPKDLMESELFGHEKGAFTGAAAQRQGRFEQANGGTLFLDEIGDMPAETQTRLLRVLADGEFYRVGGHTPVKVDVRIIAATHQNLENLVADGRFREDLFHRLNVIRIHIPKLADRREDIPKLAKFFLQKAAGELDVDTKILLPETEEFFCALSWPGNVRQLENTCRWITVMASGREVHIEDLPPELLHHKEDNAPADDWEKALRHWADQALARGHHQLLSEAVPTFERALIETALKYTAGRKRDAANLLGWGRNTLTRKLKELDMAGGDDTAEL
- the glnL gene encoding nitrogen regulation protein NR(II), with translation MSTGDLHKPLLDSLSTAIILVDGQLRLRHMNPAAEALLAVSCERTLGEPLTQFFFESSETPGQLKSAAEQANHYTKRHAEWQLLTGGQITVDYTVTPFGDASGLVIEVQPIDRLLRISREEMLTSSQETTRNLVRGMAHEIKNPLGGIRGAAQLLARELPGSELQEYTGVIIDEADRLRNLVDRMLGPNQLPQRQWLNIHEVLERVATIIKAESSGSVTLTRDYDPSIPDLNADKEQLIQALLNIARNAMQALLENGTPSADIRLVTRIQRRYTIGRHHHPLVCRIDIIDNGPGIPQDILNNIFYPMISGRADGTGLGLTISQHLIHQHQGLIECHSEPGQTRFSLYLPMEAQHAEV